A window from Phaenicophaeus curvirostris isolate KB17595 chromosome 13, BPBGC_Pcur_1.0, whole genome shotgun sequence encodes these proteins:
- the LOC138726145 gene encoding homeobox protein CDX-4-like, with protein sequence MYVSSLLDKETSMYPGSVRGNSNLPVQNFVSTPAYSDYMGYHHVPTLDTHGQPAGAWGSHYGPQREDWNAYGPGPSSTVAAAQLNGSPPTQVSYSSADYSSLHPAGAGGLPPVETINAQQISPSSQRHSSYEWMRKTVQANTTGKTRTKEKYRVVYTDHQRLELEKEFHCNRYITIRRKSELAANLGLSERQVKIWFQNRRAKERKMIKKKISQFDGSGGSAQSDSGSLSPNEISGSLFPASHGLNGLQPSDIH encoded by the exons ATGTATGTGAGCTCCCTCTTGGATAAAGAGACCAGCATGTACCCAGGATCTGTGAGGGGGAACAGCAACCTGCCAGTGCAGAACTTTGTGTCTACTCCAGCCTATTCCGATTACATGGGATATCATCATGTGCCAACTCTGGACACCCATGGACAGCCGGCGGGAGCTTGGGGATCTCACTACGGCCCACAGAGAGAGGACTGGAACGCTTACGGCCCAGGACCTTCCAGCACGGTGGCTGCGGCACAGCTCAATGGCTCGCCTCCCACCCAGGTCTCCTACAGCTCTGCTGATTACAGCTCCCTCCatcctgctggagctggggggTTGCCGCCTGTAGAAACAATTAATGCACAGCAAATCTCTCCCAGCAGCCAAAGGCACAGCTCTTACGAATGGATGAGGAAAACAGTGCAAGCTAACACTACTG gtaaaacaagaacaaaagagaAGTACCGAGTGGTTTACACAGATCATCAGAGGCTAGAATTAGAGAAGGAATTTCACTGCAACAGATACATTACAATCAGGAGAAAGTCAGAACTGGCAGCAAACCTGGGACTCTCTGAAAGACAG GTGAAAATCTGGTTCCAGAATCGCCGggccaaagaaagaaaaatgatcaagaagaaaatatctcaGTTTGATGGCAGTGGGGGCTCAGCTCAGAGTGACTCCGGTTCACTCAGCCCAAATGAAATATCAGGTTCTCTGTTCCCAGCATCACACGGACTAAATGGATTACAGCCTAGTGACATTCACTAG